The Aquidulcibacter paucihalophilus genome has a window encoding:
- a CDS encoding aromatic ring-hydroxylating dioxygenase subunit alpha: protein MTPADSAPVSSKSPEAKAPPTAFGKGFVLDAWYFVALSRDVAPASLKRYELLGEPVLVGRTRGPQGGAGQVYAMRDICPHRAAPLSAGRLVEKPGEGETIECCYHGWRFRPDGVCAAIPSLVEDQPYEADRIRVRSYPVRESQGMVFVWMASDPRTAPDPDHEPPVFPGVVGGGAKMVEWMDFDAHVDHAVVGLMDPAHGPYVHQQWWWRSAKSMHEKAKAFEPREHGFAMVRHAPSSNSRAYRILGGAPATEITFRLPGYRWEHIQVGEKQVLALTCLTPITETKTRITQIFWSDHWVFSLAKPFLRMGVIAFLKQDGGMVNLQNEGLRYDPALIWIDDADKQAKWYQQLKREWTRSRAEGRPFANPVKAATLRWKS, encoded by the coding sequence ATGACACCCGCAGACAGCGCCCCCGTCTCTTCGAAATCACCCGAGGCCAAGGCCCCGCCGACCGCGTTCGGCAAGGGGTTTGTGCTCGACGCCTGGTATTTTGTCGCCCTGTCGCGCGACGTCGCGCCGGCCTCGCTCAAGCGTTACGAACTGCTCGGCGAGCCCGTGCTGGTCGGCCGGACACGGGGCCCTCAAGGCGGGGCGGGCCAAGTCTATGCCATGCGCGACATCTGCCCCCACCGCGCGGCACCCCTCTCGGCCGGTCGTCTGGTCGAGAAGCCCGGCGAGGGCGAGACCATCGAATGCTGCTACCACGGCTGGCGCTTCCGGCCCGACGGCGTCTGCGCCGCCATCCCGTCGCTGGTCGAGGACCAGCCCTATGAGGCCGACCGCATCCGGGTGCGGTCGTATCCGGTCCGCGAGAGCCAGGGGATGGTCTTCGTCTGGATGGCTTCCGACCCGCGCACCGCGCCCGATCCCGACCATGAACCGCCGGTGTTCCCGGGCGTCGTCGGCGGCGGGGCGAAGATGGTCGAATGGATGGATTTCGACGCCCATGTCGACCACGCCGTCGTCGGTCTGATGGACCCGGCCCACGGTCCCTATGTGCATCAGCAGTGGTGGTGGCGGTCGGCCAAGTCGATGCACGAAAAGGCCAAGGCCTTCGAGCCGCGCGAGCACGGCTTCGCCATGGTCCGCCACGCCCCCTCGTCGAACAGCCGGGCCTACAGGATCCTCGGCGGCGCGCCGGCGACCGAGATCACCTTCCGCCTGCCCGGCTATCGCTGGGAGCATATCCAGGTGGGCGAGAAACAGGTGCTGGCCCTGACCTGCCTGACCCCCATCACCGAGACGAAGACCCGGATCACCCAGATCTTCTGGTCCGACCACTGGGTGTTCAGCCTCGCCAAGCCCTTCCTGCGCATGGGCGTCATCGCCTTCCTCAAACAGGACGGCGGCATGGTGAACCTGCAGAACGAGGGCCTGCGCTACGACCCGGCCCTGATCTGGATCGACGACGCCGACAAACAGGCGAAATGGTATCAGCAGCTCAAACGCGAATGGACCAGGTCCCGCGCCGAAGGTCGCCCGTTCGCCAATCCTGTGAAGGCGGCGACGCTCCGCTGGAAAAGCTGA
- a CDS encoding TetR/AcrR family transcriptional regulator: protein MRDIALTLSKTNDTESETPRLNRRQAAKVRTRQKVLDAARTLFAERGYEPATIRDIAKGAGMSTGAVFANFQDKAELFEAVLSEDLAKLAETLKAAAAAETALRARLLAALIAGYHGSLEQLPLVQAVVARSWFQPVAAEMRTRTAIKPLVMVVSDVLQAGVRGGELRQDADVRLLSELIYEAWLSNYRGAAYDGWTLQQMTTRIGKQVDVILAGQISRQ, encoded by the coding sequence ATGCGAGACATCGCCCTGACCCTCTCCAAGACCAATGACACCGAGAGCGAGACCCCCCGGCTGAACCGCCGCCAGGCCGCCAAGGTGCGCACCCGTCAGAAGGTGCTGGACGCCGCACGCACCCTGTTCGCCGAGCGTGGCTATGAGCCCGCCACCATCCGCGACATCGCCAAGGGCGCGGGCATGTCGACGGGTGCCGTCTTCGCCAATTTCCAGGACAAGGCCGAGCTCTTCGAGGCCGTGCTGTCGGAAGACCTGGCCAAACTGGCCGAGACCCTGAAGGCCGCGGCCGCCGCGGAGACCGCGCTGCGCGCCCGCCTGCTAGCGGCCCTGATCGCCGGCTATCACGGCTCGCTGGAGCAGCTGCCGCTGGTTCAGGCCGTTGTCGCGCGTTCGTGGTTCCAGCCGGTCGCCGCGGAGATGCGGACCCGCACCGCCATCAAGCCGCTGGTCATGGTCGTCTCGGACGTCCTTCAGGCCGGCGTCCGTGGGGGCGAACTGCGTCAGGACGCGGATGTGCGCCTGCTCAGCGAGCTGATCTATGAAGCCTGGCTGTCGAACTACCGCGGCGCGGCCTACGACGGCTGGACCCTGCAACAGATGACGACCCGGATCGGCAAACAGGTCGATGTGATCCTGGCCGGCCAGATCAGCCGGCAGTAA